One Candidatus Eisenbacteria bacterium genomic region harbors:
- a CDS encoding oxidoreductase, whose amino-acid sequence MNLFLAALACLAAGTVLPALLYTRPRTALAVALACAWGGALLGLPPAVAAMLGAPALQVPVGWTTPLGVFTMGLDPLSGFFLVPVLVVTALAALAGHHRLTSDIGSRRAVMAACFFNALTASMALVLVARDAVFFLVGWELMSLTSYFLVTYEDDSAEVQRAGFVYLVAAHVGAAFLLVFFTLLAGRAGSFLFDAFAAAGPSVREPLLLLSLALLGFGTKAGIAPLHVWLPRAHPAAPGHVSAVMSGIMIKMGIYGLLRALSFLGPPSPGWGYVFLALGAVSAIGGVVFALAQQDLKRMLAYSSVENVGIVCLAIGAALLGRAYGNAALAALGFAGALLHVWNHAAFKSLLFLAAGETVHATGERDLNKLGGLMRPMPWTGALFLAGSVAICGLPPFNGFVSEWLMYWGFFAAGPALPGQPAAVCLGAAVALAMVGALAVACFGRAFGVAFLGHPRSRTPLHPHEADAGSRAAMLALGAACAALGAFPAPALRACRAAVEGLTPGLPSALPVLDAAGTTAARVGVFALALVCAAAALFVMRDLLLRGRAVSRGPTWGCGYERPAPRMQYSGSSFVQPLLELFRDVVPRRVSREPVEGLFPGRASLTSHPVDPAEHRLFRPAFTSLPELLARFRWMQRVPVQAQLLYILVGLIALLALGLGGVPWAR is encoded by the coding sequence GTGAACCTCTTCCTCGCCGCCCTGGCCTGCCTGGCCGCCGGGACCGTGCTGCCCGCGCTGCTCTACACGCGCCCCCGGACGGCGCTGGCCGTGGCGCTGGCGTGCGCGTGGGGCGGGGCCCTCCTGGGCCTGCCCCCGGCGGTGGCGGCGATGCTGGGCGCGCCCGCGCTCCAGGTCCCCGTCGGCTGGACCACGCCGCTGGGCGTGTTCACCATGGGGCTGGACCCGCTCTCGGGCTTCTTCCTCGTGCCGGTGCTGGTGGTCACCGCGCTGGCGGCGCTGGCCGGCCACCACCGCCTGACGAGTGACATCGGCAGCCGGCGGGCGGTGATGGCCGCGTGCTTCTTCAACGCCCTCACCGCGTCCATGGCCCTGGTGCTGGTGGCGCGCGACGCGGTGTTCTTCCTGGTGGGCTGGGAGCTGATGTCGCTCACCTCCTACTTCCTGGTCACCTACGAGGACGACTCCGCCGAAGTGCAGCGCGCGGGCTTCGTGTACCTGGTCGCGGCGCACGTGGGCGCGGCCTTCCTGCTGGTCTTCTTTACGCTGCTCGCCGGTCGCGCCGGCTCATTCCTGTTCGACGCCTTCGCCGCGGCCGGCCCCTCGGTGCGGGAGCCGCTGCTGCTGCTTTCGCTGGCGCTGCTGGGATTCGGCACCAAGGCGGGGATCGCGCCGCTGCACGTGTGGCTGCCGCGCGCGCACCCGGCGGCTCCGGGGCACGTCTCGGCGGTGATGTCGGGCATCATGATCAAGATGGGCATCTACGGTCTGCTGCGGGCTCTCTCGTTCCTGGGCCCGCCCTCGCCCGGGTGGGGCTACGTGTTCCTGGCGCTCGGGGCGGTCTCGGCGATCGGCGGGGTGGTGTTCGCGCTGGCGCAGCAGGACCTCAAGCGCATGCTGGCGTACAGCAGCGTGGAGAACGTCGGCATCGTGTGCCTGGCCATCGGCGCCGCGCTGCTGGGGCGCGCCTACGGCAACGCCGCGCTGGCGGCGCTGGGCTTCGCGGGGGCGCTGCTGCACGTGTGGAACCACGCGGCGTTCAAGTCGCTGCTGTTCCTGGCGGCGGGCGAGACGGTGCATGCCACCGGCGAGCGCGACTTGAACAAGCTGGGCGGGCTGATGCGCCCGATGCCCTGGACGGGCGCGCTGTTCCTGGCCGGTTCGGTGGCCATCTGCGGCCTGCCGCCGTTCAACGGGTTCGTGAGCGAGTGGCTGATGTACTGGGGATTCTTCGCCGCGGGCCCGGCGCTGCCGGGGCAGCCGGCGGCGGTGTGCCTGGGCGCGGCGGTGGCGCTGGCGATGGTGGGCGCGCTGGCGGTGGCCTGCTTCGGCCGCGCGTTCGGCGTGGCGTTCCTGGGGCACCCGCGCTCCCGCACCCCCCTGCACCCGCACGAGGCCGACGCCGGCTCGCGCGCGGCCATGCTGGCCCTGGGGGCTGCCTGCGCGGCGCTCGGTGCGTTCCCGGCCCCGGCCTTGCGCGCCTGCCGGGCGGCGGTCGAGGGGCTCACACCGGGCCTGCCGTCGGCGCTGCCGGTGCTGGACGCGGCCGGCACCACCGCCGCGCGCGTGGGGGTGTTCGCCCTGGCGCTGGTGTGCGCGGCGGCGGCGCTGTTCGTGATGCGCGACCTGCTGCTGCGCGGGCGCGCCGTCTCGCGCGGCCCCACGTGGGGCTGCGGCTACGAGCGGCCCGCGCCGCGGATGCAGTACTCCGGAAGCTCGTTCGTGCAGCCGTTGCTGGAGCTGTTCCGCGACGTGGTGCCGCGACGGGTGAGCCGCGAGCCGGTGGAGGGGCTGTTCCCGGGCCGGGCCAGCCTCACGTCGCACCCGGTGGACCCCGCGGAACACCGCCTGTTCCGCCCCGCGTTCACCTCCCTGCCGGAGCTGCTGGCGCGATTCCGCTGGATGCAGCGGGTGCCGGTGCAGGCGCAGCTGCTCTACATCCTGGTGGGGTTGATCGCCCTGCTGGCGCTGGGACTCGGGGGCGTGCCGTGGGCACGCTGA
- a CDS encoding PTS sugar transporter subunit IIA, whose protein sequence is MELSLADAARMLALPEHTLYWWARRGEAPAYLVGDRYRFNEVELLEWAARRSLPARPAAGPRDPDAVQLKPALERGGIHRAVPGGDRAAVLRAVVDRLPLPDDSQRPLLLELLLSREDLGATAIGGGIALPHPRQPVLLGRGEPRAALALLERQVDFGAPDGEPVRALLVLICASVRAHLALLRSAARAFSDAPLRSLVLASAGDEELLQRLAQVESADGAPPVPEAAP, encoded by the coding sequence TTGGAACTCTCGCTGGCCGATGCGGCCCGCATGCTGGCCCTGCCTGAACATACACTCTACTGGTGGGCGCGACGGGGGGAAGCCCCGGCGTACCTGGTGGGCGACCGCTACCGGTTCAACGAGGTCGAACTGCTCGAGTGGGCCGCACGGCGCAGCCTCCCGGCGCGCCCCGCGGCCGGGCCGCGCGACCCCGACGCCGTCCAGTTGAAGCCCGCGCTGGAGCGCGGCGGTATTCACCGCGCCGTGCCCGGCGGTGACCGGGCCGCGGTGCTGCGCGCGGTGGTGGACCGTCTCCCGCTGCCGGATGACTCGCAGCGGCCCCTGCTCCTGGAACTCCTGCTCAGCCGCGAAGACCTGGGCGCCACCGCCATCGGCGGCGGCATCGCACTCCCACACCCGCGCCAGCCGGTGCTGCTGGGGCGCGGCGAGCCGCGCGCGGCGCTGGCGCTGCTGGAGCGGCAGGTGGACTTCGGAGCCCCGGACGGCGAACCGGTGCGCGCCCTGCTGGTGCTGATCTGCGCCAGCGTGCGCGCCCACCTGGCGCTGCTGCGTTCGGCGGCGCGCGCGTTCAGTGACGCCCCGTTGCGCTCCCTGGTGCTGGCGTCGGCGGGCGACGAGGAACTGCTCCAGCGGCTCGCCCAGGTGGAATCCGCCGACGGCGCCCCGCCGGTGCCGGAGGCCGCGCCGTGA
- a CDS encoding NADH-quinone oxidoreductase subunit H, with protein MSALAQLGLLLALAPLTQGVAQRVKSWMAGRRGPALLQPYRDLLRLFRKGAVYSTTATWISQMAPPVIMAATLGAFLFVPLGAPRAPLAFPGDLVLFAYLLALARFALIALAMDAGSSFEGMGASREAWIAAMAEPALFLALGALAVMSGEISLSGLLASGSGASLYGAGLTRALVAVALWLVLLAETSRMPVDDPATHLELTMVHEVMILDVSGPDLALCEYANAVKLYGLSLLLSQVVVPPGAGWGAHLLAQLAGVGACAALVGVTESLTARVAMRRVPQLLIGASVLAGVALVAALGAR; from the coding sequence CTGAGCGCGCTGGCCCAGCTGGGGCTGCTGCTGGCGCTGGCCCCGCTCACGCAGGGCGTGGCGCAGCGGGTGAAGTCGTGGATGGCCGGCCGCCGCGGCCCCGCGCTGCTGCAGCCGTACCGGGACTTGTTGCGGCTGTTCCGCAAGGGAGCGGTGTACAGCACCACCGCCACGTGGATCAGTCAAATGGCGCCGCCGGTGATCATGGCCGCAACGCTGGGGGCGTTCCTGTTCGTGCCGCTGGGCGCGCCGCGCGCGCCGCTGGCCTTCCCGGGCGACCTGGTGCTGTTCGCCTACCTGCTGGCGCTGGCGCGGTTCGCGCTCATCGCGCTGGCCATGGACGCCGGCTCGAGTTTCGAGGGCATGGGCGCCAGCCGCGAGGCGTGGATCGCCGCCATGGCCGAGCCGGCGCTGTTCCTCGCGCTGGGGGCGCTGGCGGTGATGTCCGGCGAGATCTCGCTCTCCGGCCTGCTGGCCAGCGGCAGCGGGGCGTCGCTGTACGGCGCGGGTCTCACCCGCGCCCTGGTGGCGGTGGCGCTCTGGCTGGTGCTGCTGGCGGAGACCAGCCGCATGCCGGTGGACGACCCCGCCACGCACCTGGAGCTCACCATGGTGCACGAGGTGATGATCCTCGACGTGAGCGGCCCGGACCTGGCGCTGTGCGAGTATGCCAACGCGGTGAAGCTCTACGGGCTCTCGCTGCTGCTCTCGCAGGTGGTGGTGCCGCCGGGCGCGGGCTGGGGCGCGCACCTGCTGGCGCAGCTGGCGGGCGTGGGCGCGTGCGCGGCGCTGGTGGGGGTGACCGAATCGCTCACCGCGCGCGTGGCCATGCGCCGCGTGCCGCAGCTGCTCATCGGCGCCTCGGTGCTGGCGGGCGTGGCCCTGGTGGCCGCGCTGGGGGCGCGCTGA
- a CDS encoding NAD(P)/FAD-dependent oxidoreductase — translation MSNSRGVVVIGAGAAGLMCAITAARRGAGVTLLEGMPKPGAKILASGGSRCNLTHDEVFPEDYNGGSRRVVARLLREFDARATREFFERLGVPTKLEPTGKIFPVSDSAVTVRDALLREAADAGVELRCGARVAALEKAADGGFGIRMEDGAALSTPRVALATGGLSYPATGSRGDGLAWATALGHTLVPAVPALVPLTSRDPDARALSGLTVEAELILRRGEEGRELARARGSFLFTHFGYSGPAALDLSRHYLRARAGGPAAVTAAWLPGATFEQADTDLQAARESEPRRAVENLLAGMLPRRLAETLTARAGLARSGLSHSVLLSELRREQRQALARLLTAWPLDVDGTLGYEKAEATAGGVALSEVNPSTMESRKCPGLFLCGEVLDVDGRLGGYNFQWAWSSGFVAGRGVAT, via the coding sequence ATGTCGAATTCCCGCGGAGTCGTGGTGATCGGTGCCGGCGCCGCCGGCCTGATGTGCGCCATCACTGCCGCGCGCCGCGGCGCCGGCGTGACCCTGCTGGAGGGCATGCCCAAACCGGGTGCCAAGATCCTCGCCTCCGGCGGCAGCCGCTGCAATCTCACCCACGACGAGGTGTTCCCGGAAGACTACAACGGCGGCTCGCGCCGCGTGGTGGCGCGGCTCCTGCGCGAATTCGACGCCCGCGCCACGCGCGAGTTCTTCGAGCGCCTGGGTGTGCCCACCAAGCTGGAGCCCACCGGCAAGATTTTCCCCGTCTCCGACTCCGCCGTGACCGTGCGTGACGCGCTGTTGCGCGAGGCCGCCGACGCCGGCGTGGAACTGCGCTGCGGCGCACGCGTGGCCGCGCTGGAGAAGGCCGCCGACGGCGGCTTCGGGATCCGCATGGAGGACGGCGCCGCGCTGTCCACACCGCGCGTGGCGCTGGCCACCGGCGGTCTCTCCTACCCCGCCACCGGCAGCCGCGGCGACGGGCTGGCGTGGGCCACGGCACTTGGCCACACGCTGGTGCCCGCCGTGCCTGCGCTGGTCCCGCTCACCTCGCGCGATCCCGACGCCCGGGCGCTCTCCGGGCTCACCGTGGAAGCGGAATTGATCCTGCGCCGCGGCGAAGAGGGCCGCGAACTGGCCCGCGCCCGCGGCTCGTTCCTGTTCACGCACTTCGGCTACAGCGGCCCCGCCGCGCTGGACCTGAGCCGCCACTACCTCCGCGCCCGAGCCGGGGGCCCCGCCGCGGTGACGGCCGCGTGGCTCCCGGGCGCCACGTTCGAGCAGGCCGACACCGACCTGCAGGCAGCGAGAGAGAGCGAGCCGCGCCGCGCCGTGGAAAACCTCCTCGCCGGCATGCTCCCCCGCCGCCTGGCCGAAACCCTGACCGCCCGCGCGGGCCTCGCGCGCAGCGGACTGTCGCACTCCGTGCTGCTCTCCGAGCTGCGCCGCGAGCAACGCCAGGCCCTCGCCCGCCTCCTCACCGCCTGGCCCCTGGACGTGGACGGCACGCTGGGCTACGAGAAGGCCGAGGCCACCGCCGGCGGCGTGGCGCTCTCCGAAGTGAACCCGTCCACGATGGAATCCCGCAAGTGCCCCGGGCTGTTCCTGTGCGGGGAGGTGCTGGACGTGGACGGACGCCTGGGCGGCTACAACTTCCAGTGGGCATGGTCGAGCGGCTTCGTGGCGGGCCGGGGCGTCGCCACCTAG
- a CDS encoding hydrogenase, whose product MHAAMNMSPPADALLLLVLLIGLYMLDTTRLANCIRAGALQAALIAPLPLMLHAGQAGPHTLLITLVPLLLKSFVVPAFLFWTVREAQIRHEVEFLLGPRATLLVAGAAVAGAFALSEHVALGAAAHSRLLGPVALSTVFFGMLMLVTHTQAISQVVGYLVLENGVLLFGLALAGTMPWMVEMGILLDVFVAVFIMGIFVNRIQTTFEGGDLPARGPEDD is encoded by the coding sequence ATGCACGCAGCCATGAACATGTCGCCCCCGGCCGACGCCCTGCTGCTGCTGGTGCTGCTCATCGGCCTGTACATGCTGGACACCACCCGCCTGGCCAACTGCATCCGCGCCGGCGCGCTGCAGGCCGCCCTGATCGCGCCGCTGCCACTCATGCTGCACGCCGGCCAGGCGGGCCCGCACACGCTGCTGATCACGCTGGTGCCGCTGCTGCTCAAGTCCTTCGTGGTGCCGGCGTTCCTGTTCTGGACCGTGCGCGAGGCGCAGATCCGCCACGAGGTGGAGTTCCTGCTGGGGCCGCGCGCCACGCTGCTGGTGGCCGGGGCAGCGGTGGCCGGAGCGTTCGCCCTGTCCGAGCACGTGGCGCTGGGGGCCGCCGCGCACTCGCGGCTGCTGGGCCCGGTGGCGCTCTCCACGGTGTTCTTCGGAATGCTCATGCTGGTCACGCACACCCAGGCCATCTCGCAGGTGGTGGGCTACCTGGTGCTGGAGAACGGCGTACTGCTGTTCGGCCTGGCGCTCGCGGGCACCATGCCGTGGATGGTGGAGATGGGCATCCTGCTCGACGTGTTCGTGGCGGTGTTCATCATGGGCATCTTCGTCAACCGCATCCAGACCACCTTCGAGGGCGGCGACCTGCCGGCCCGCGGGCCCGAGGACGACTGA
- the nuoB gene encoding NADH-quinone oxidoreductase subunit NuoB, translating to MHRMLKARLAQPFATVNLPVPPAGFPERYRGLPAVRPELCPAGCRECADVCPSQAIEVAPLRLDLGRCVFCGECARACPADAISFTRESRQAVSTREALVLEGAASPGTAGANPPGAGGSPGAPPGQLPRELQLAHALDEKTRSLFGRSLRLRAVCAGACNGCDAELVALGNVVFDLGRYGVQFVASPRHADGLVVTGPVTRNMDAALRETWEAVPEPKLVIAVGACAISGGVFRESPEQRGGVHGMLPVDLYVPGCPPHPLTILDGILRLLGRL from the coding sequence ATGCACCGCATGTTGAAGGCCCGCCTGGCCCAGCCCTTCGCGACGGTAAACCTGCCGGTGCCGCCGGCCGGGTTCCCGGAGCGCTACCGCGGCCTGCCCGCGGTGCGCCCGGAGCTGTGCCCGGCCGGCTGCCGAGAGTGCGCCGACGTGTGCCCGTCGCAGGCCATCGAGGTGGCGCCGCTGCGGCTGGACCTGGGCCGCTGCGTGTTCTGCGGCGAGTGCGCCCGCGCCTGCCCCGCGGACGCGATTTCGTTCACGCGCGAATCGCGCCAGGCAGTGAGCACACGTGAGGCGCTGGTGCTGGAGGGAGCGGCGAGCCCGGGCACGGCGGGCGCGAACCCCCCTGGAGCCGGCGGCTCCCCGGGCGCGCCGCCAGGTCAGCTCCCGCGCGAATTGCAGCTCGCCCACGCCCTGGACGAGAAGACCCGCTCCCTCTTCGGCCGCTCGCTGCGCCTGCGCGCCGTGTGCGCCGGCGCCTGCAACGGCTGCGACGCCGAGCTGGTGGCGCTGGGCAACGTGGTGTTCGACCTGGGCCGCTACGGGGTGCAGTTCGTGGCCTCCCCCCGCCACGCCGACGGCCTGGTGGTCACCGGGCCCGTGACCCGCAACATGGATGCCGCGCTGCGGGAGACATGGGAGGCGGTGCCCGAGCCGAAACTGGTGATCGCCGTGGGCGCGTGCGCCATCAGCGGCGGCGTGTTCCGCGAGAGCCCGGAGCAGCGGGGCGGAGTGCACGGCATGCTGCCGGTGGACCTGTACGTGCCCGGGTGCCCGCCGCACCCGCTGACTATCCTGGACGGTATCCTCCGGCTGCTGGGCCGGCTGTAG
- a CDS encoding tetratricopeptide repeat protein, producing the protein MDLIRFVLLLAWCALGPQVATAGKADAVSAIPVTATTGGAAADARDAGAASAATPMPADSLYLAGRDLFMQNRMQAAYPLLAEAAKQRPTDPDRQAWLAETLRRLGRRPEAVEVARAATALAPCHSFALAVLADSYNPQYGTWADASAESAWACARRAVGCDSTDGSAWVSAWVLAQQFGDRALERRGLRAFVSSGFLTPPLLAYSRWVLRDLPPNAVLLANGDMDTYPVLALQEAEGLRPDVAIVNLPLLNTRWYIRMVRDRYGLPLPCSDAGVDSLQPFRSGGGEVMLIATQVARSWVDGVKAGTLRRPLTVALTVPEPPADAGRFMFSGPYWLCMPDSAGARVDTALARRCLQTLDPRDFAGDAVGPNDRSPIRRLGTRRLPSNISAAAIRYMDALLYYDRRDDAAAMLPWLERFAPLDPEPGRFRQVVDDYRKKISAKD; encoded by the coding sequence GTGGACCTGATCCGATTCGTGCTCTTGCTGGCGTGGTGCGCCCTCGGGCCGCAAGTCGCGACCGCGGGGAAGGCCGACGCCGTGTCCGCAATCCCAGTCACCGCCACCACCGGGGGCGCTGCCGCAGACGCAAGGGATGCCGGCGCCGCCTCCGCCGCGACGCCGATGCCGGCCGATTCCCTCTACCTGGCCGGGCGCGACTTGTTCATGCAGAACCGCATGCAGGCCGCCTACCCGCTGCTGGCGGAAGCCGCGAAGCAGCGGCCCACCGACCCGGACCGCCAGGCGTGGCTGGCCGAGACGCTTCGCCGCCTGGGGCGCAGGCCCGAGGCGGTGGAGGTCGCGCGCGCGGCGACGGCCCTGGCCCCGTGCCACTCGTTCGCGCTGGCCGTGCTGGCCGACTCCTACAATCCACAGTACGGAACCTGGGCGGACGCTTCGGCGGAGAGCGCCTGGGCCTGCGCGCGCAGGGCGGTAGGGTGCGACTCCACGGACGGCAGCGCATGGGTCTCGGCCTGGGTTCTGGCCCAGCAATTCGGCGACCGCGCGCTCGAGCGCCGGGGGTTGCGCGCCTTCGTCTCCAGCGGCTTCCTCACCCCGCCGCTGCTGGCCTACTCGCGCTGGGTCCTGCGCGACCTCCCGCCCAACGCGGTGCTGCTGGCCAACGGCGACATGGACACCTACCCGGTGCTGGCGCTCCAGGAGGCCGAGGGGCTGCGCCCCGACGTGGCGATCGTGAACCTGCCGCTGCTCAACACCCGCTGGTACATCCGCATGGTGCGCGACCGCTACGGGCTGCCACTGCCGTGCAGCGACGCCGGGGTGGACTCGCTGCAGCCCTTCCGGAGCGGGGGCGGCGAGGTGATGCTGATCGCCACGCAGGTGGCCCGCTCGTGGGTGGATGGAGTGAAGGCCGGCACGCTGCGCCGTCCGCTCACCGTGGCGCTCACCGTGCCCGAGCCGCCCGCCGACGCGGGCCGCTTCATGTTCTCCGGGCCGTACTGGCTGTGCATGCCGGACTCCGCCGGGGCCCGCGTGGACACCGCCCTGGCGCGCCGTTGCCTGCAGACCCTGGATCCCCGGGATTTCGCGGGCGATGCCGTCGGCCCCAACGACCGCAGCCCCATCCGCCGCCTGGGCACCCGCCGGCTGCCCTCCAACATCTCCGCTGCCGCCATTCGCTACATGGACGCCCTGCTGTACTACGACCGCCGCGACGACGCCGCGGCGATGCTCCCGTGGCTGGAGCGCTTCGCGCCCCTGGATCCGGAGCCCGGGCGCTTCAGGCAGGTGGTGGACGACTACCGGAAGAAGATCTCAGCGAAGGATTGA
- a CDS encoding hydrogenase: MNVLTPLELSNGAAFPLAEAPPMAVEVFRGEVIRECRADARLAALFGRRLPSGDLRLQALLAHDAEGRLTLCGTDLRAGVLEYPALTPEAHEAHWFERELAEQFRAHPRGHPWLKPLRAHPVADGPEYPYFAVEGSGIHEVAVGPVHAGVIEPGHFRFQCDGERVLHLEIHLGYQHRGVEDLLAGARDMRAVALAESIAGDSSVAHALAHCEAVEALAGTEPPLRAQALRAVALELERVANHVGDLGALCNDIGFLPGASWFGRMRGDALGLSLALTGNRYGRGFVRPGGVSADLDAGAAASLAADAKRLDAEVREVAEVLFSFGQALARFEGTGPVDYETAESLGLVGPAGRASGCDRDVRRDHPSGFYRFTHVPVVVLESGDVNARALVRRLEAQHSLAFIRETLTHLPAGPVLREVRPLPPESASVALVEAWRGEVVHLLFTGADGSIERAKVVDPSFHNWMGLAMALRGGDISDFPLCNKSFNLSYAGHDL; encoded by the coding sequence ATGAATGTGCTCACCCCGCTCGAGCTGTCCAACGGCGCGGCGTTCCCGCTGGCCGAAGCGCCCCCCATGGCGGTGGAGGTGTTCCGCGGCGAGGTGATCCGCGAATGTCGCGCCGATGCGCGCCTGGCGGCGCTATTTGGCCGCCGGCTGCCTTCCGGAGACCTGCGCCTTCAAGCGCTGCTGGCGCACGACGCCGAGGGCCGCCTCACCCTGTGTGGCACCGACCTGCGGGCGGGGGTGCTGGAATACCCCGCGCTCACGCCGGAGGCGCACGAAGCCCACTGGTTCGAGCGCGAGCTGGCGGAACAATTCCGCGCCCACCCCCGGGGCCACCCGTGGCTCAAGCCGCTGCGCGCGCACCCCGTCGCCGACGGTCCCGAATACCCCTACTTCGCCGTGGAGGGCAGCGGCATCCACGAGGTGGCGGTGGGGCCGGTGCACGCGGGGGTGATCGAGCCGGGCCACTTCCGGTTCCAGTGCGACGGTGAGCGCGTGCTGCATCTCGAGATCCACCTCGGTTACCAGCATCGCGGCGTGGAAGATCTGCTCGCGGGTGCCCGCGACATGCGCGCGGTGGCGCTGGCCGAGTCCATCGCCGGGGACAGCTCCGTGGCGCACGCCCTGGCACACTGCGAGGCGGTGGAGGCGCTGGCCGGCACCGAGCCGCCGCTGCGCGCCCAGGCGCTGCGCGCGGTGGCGCTGGAGCTGGAACGCGTGGCCAACCACGTGGGCGACCTGGGCGCGCTGTGCAATGACATCGGCTTCCTGCCCGGCGCGTCGTGGTTCGGCCGGATGCGCGGTGACGCGCTGGGCCTCAGCCTGGCGCTCACCGGCAACCGCTACGGGCGCGGGTTCGTGCGCCCGGGAGGGGTTTCGGCGGACCTGGACGCCGGCGCCGCCGCCTCGTTGGCCGCCGACGCGAAGCGCCTCGACGCCGAGGTCCGCGAGGTGGCCGAGGTGTTGTTCAGCTTCGGGCAGGCGCTGGCGCGCTTCGAGGGCACCGGCCCGGTGGACTACGAGACCGCCGAGAGCCTCGGCCTGGTGGGCCCCGCGGGACGCGCCAGCGGCTGCGACCGCGACGTGCGGCGCGACCATCCCTCGGGCTTCTACCGCTTCACCCACGTGCCCGTGGTGGTGCTGGAGAGCGGCGACGTGAACGCCCGCGCGCTGGTGCGCCGCCTGGAGGCGCAGCACTCGCTGGCGTTCATCCGCGAGACCCTCACCCACCTGCCCGCCGGACCGGTGCTGCGCGAGGTGCGACCGCTGCCGCCGGAGTCCGCCTCGGTGGCGCTGGTGGAGGCGTGGCGCGGCGAGGTGGTGCACCTGCTGTTCACCGGCGCCGACGGCAGCATCGAGCGCGCCAAGGTGGTGGACCCGTCCTTCCACAACTGGATGGGGCTGGCCATGGCGCTGCGCGGGGGCGACATCTCGGACTTCCCGCTGTGCAACAAGAGCTTCAACCTGTCCTACGCGGGACACGACCTGTAG